GATCGAAGGCTGGATTTTCAATGGTTGGCATGGTTGGTATTACGTATTTCATCGTGTTTTAGCAGAAACTATCCTGGCGATTCGGATAATTGAAGCGGAGAAATTAAAACGTGATTAATGAAGTTAGCATACCCATATTTAGAATCAATCCAGGCGTGTGGCAACACACATCAACGACAATGCCGCTTCTACAGAGTTGGGATCTATACCTGATAATCTCTGAGCTAGACGATACTTCCAAAATGGCCTACCGTAATTACCCTTTAATGCTTCTGCACCTACAGTATGGTTATGGGGGTAAACCTTAACTGCAAAGCCCATTGGTGTGAGGATTTCATCGAACATCTCTGATGTCACACCATCAAACTCTTTGTGATGTACCTCTGTTCCTAAAGACCAGAATTGCTCCTCTGCGGTGGAATGTCCCCCCCGTTTCATATACTTATAAATTGGCAACCGTATTTTCCACAATAGTGAACCTAAACCTTTGAACTGATAAGCACTTTTTTGGGGATCGTGATCTGTGATTAAAATCCCCCCAGGACGTACCAATTTAGCTGCCTCTTGCAAAACTTTTGGCATATCGTCACAATGATGCAAGCTAGCATTAAGCATGACAAGATCAGCAAACCCAGAGACAAAAGGCAGATTTTGAGCATCTGCTAGCACTGTTGTATATCCGAGTTGACGAGCCATTTTCAGTGCGCCCAGGGAAACATCTACCCCCAGTAACAACTGTGGTTCACCACAAAACTGTTTGAGAGCGGCATACACATTGCCCGGACCACAACCAATATCCACCACTACTTTATCTTGCCAACTACCAATCACGGCTTGCCAAAGTTCTATAAACTTGTCATCTCTATGACAGGATTGAAAATAATTTAATCCCCATTCTGCATGCCCAAAGTAGTAGCTGTTGGCTTGGATAGCTGGTGTGGGATTGGAAATCTGGCAGATAATAGTATCTTCATCCCATCTATCAATTGTGTTTGGTAGCGCAAAATACTGATAACAGGTTGTGTTTACTTCTTTTAACATTTACGAAAATTTTAAGCGTGTATTTACTTAAAAGTTTGTTTTTCATAATAAAAATTATAACAAATTACGCTTTGTTTGAGCGATTATTTATTTTCAAAAAACCATTACTTGATGTATATTTATACTTAGCCATATAAAGTTAAGATAAATTTACCAGAAGTATACACAAATAATTAATATTTTTGTAGAGTAAAATTACTTAAGGTAATATCTAGGGTTTAGAGTTAAGTTTTATACTTACTTGGCGCTCCTTACCACTTAGGTTTTTTTAATACACATGGAATTAATGATAAATGCTAGAAACAACGTCGAGACATTATTATGCCGAGCAAATAGTCAATAAACTCCAAGATTGCAAATCGGCTTTAAAACAAGAATTTAGCAGGGAAAATCGGATAAATACTTGTTATTTAGATGATTTATTAAATGTAGATGATGTATTAAAAATATATCAGGTATTTCCCGAAAAAGAAAACTTGTTGCAGTTAAAAGACCTGAGAGAGTATAAATATGTTGGCATACAATTAGATAAATTCAATCCTATTTTAGAAGAAATTATCTATGCTTTTCAGGATGCCAGAGTAGTTCAGCTAATTGCCGAAATAACCGGATTAGAGCAATTGATGCCAGATGAATACCTATATGCTGGTGGCGTTAGCCTGATGGAATATGGCTGTTTTTTAAATCCTCATCTGGATAATTCTCATGATAAAGATATTAATAACTATCGGGTTTTGAATTTACTGTATTATGTCACTCCCAATTGGCAAAAAAATTATGGTGGTAACCTAGAAATTTGGGATCAAGGTTTAAAGCAGCCTTGTAGAACTATTCACAGCAAGTTCAATCGGCTAGTTATTATGGTTACTAATAAAAGTTCTTTGCATTCGGTTAGCCCAATTAATCATCATGGTCGGCGCTGTTGTGTGTCTAACTACTACTTTTCACCAAAACCTGCTGATAAAGAGAAGTATTATCATGTTACTTCCTTTCGAGGTCGCCCAGAGCAGAATTTAAGAGACATAATATTGAGAGGAGACGCTAGCCTCCGAAATATAGTGCGTAAAATCTTTAAAAATGGCATTAAGAAGCCTCATTTTTATAGGAAAACGAACCACACAGACGCAGAGGACACAGAGAAATAAGGGTTTGAGAGGGTTTTTGCGTAAGTCCTGGTTAAAAATTCCAGTTTTTTTAAAAGACAAATATAGGTGAAGTATTATGGTGAAATCGCAAAATTTAGAGCGCTTTGGTCATCACTTGATACTTGGTATTTCAGGTACTTCTTTAAGTGATGACGATAAACGAACACTGAGTGAGTTAAAACCAGTGGGAGTAATATTTTTTGCGAAAAACTTTCGGGATGGTACGCCTTATGAAGTTTGGCTGGAAAGCTTCAAAAATCTGAACGACGAAATTAGAAAATATACTGAACGTGACTCAATGTTTATGACATTAGATCACGAAGGGGGAAGGGTCGTGAGAACACCCTTACCAATTACTCGATTTCCTTATGCTTTGTTGTGCAGATCACAGGCAAAACAAGTAGCAGAAGCTACAGCATTAGAGTTGAAATCCCTCGGAATAAATGTTTCCTGGTCTCCTGTCACAGATATTTTTTCCCATCCTCAAAATCCCATTATCGGGCTTCGTGCCTTTGGTCGCACCCCGGAAACAACAGCTGAAGGTGTCCTTGAATACTACAAAGGACTTCGGGAAGGGGGAATTTTAGGATGTGCTAAACATTTTCCGGGACATGGAGACACCAGCAAAGATTCTCATATTGAATTACCAATACTGAATCTTACGGTAGAAGAATTACGGATGCGGGAATTGATACCGTTTAAAGCGCTGATATCTGAGCAAATTCCTTTAATCATGACAGCGCATATCCTGTTTCCCCTGATAGACCCCCATTTTCCGGCGACACTTTCCCCAGCTATCCTGAAGAAGATACTCCGGGAAGAATTGGGTTTTGAAGGAGTGGTTGTATCTGACGACTTGGATATGAAGGCTGTCTCAGATATGTTTACCCAAAGTGGTACAGTAGCACAAGCCTTTGATGCTGGCTGTGACTTATTTATTGTCTCGCGGAATATTAATTCATTATCTATTGAACGTACCTATCAGATGGCTGAAGATTTTGCTGATTCTTTAAGCAAAGGTAGCCTGGATGAATCAGTAGTAACCGCAGCTAGAGACAGAATTGAGAAACTACTGGCTATAACTCCCCAATATATGATCCATGCTCTGGATAAAAATATTTTACAGCAACACGCGGAATTAGCGATCGCTTGTTCTTTCTAGAGTCTTAAGGCAAAAACCGATCTAAAGCAGCCTTTAGCTGTTGAATTTCCACTTCCATATTGCCTTCTTGAGCTGCTCTTGCAATACACTCAGTTAAATGTTCATCTAAAACAATTCTCGCCACCTTATCCAAAGCGCCCCGCACAGCCGCAATTTGTAATAAAACATCAGGACAAGGGCTATCATGCTGCACCATTGTTTTAATTCCACGAACATGGCCTTCTATCCGTGACAGCCGATTTACAATTTTCCGGATTGACTCTTGACTATGAACGTGAGGATGTGCAGAATTTCCATGCTCATGAGTATGATTTGTCAGATCCTCTGCATCATGATGGTGGGCGTGTTCTACTTGCGGGGATACCGGCAAAGATTTTTTAGCTAATCGGTTTGATCCGTTCATGGTTATGGTTTGCCAAAGCACTGGTAGTATTAAGATCCTAGCCTAGAAGATAATTGGTAATGGAAAAACTATTGCTGCCAATTAACGATAGCTTTGGTTAAATGATTCCAGGGTGAAACCCGAACCTTTAAAGGGCGAATCTCCTTAATAGCTATTATATTAAATATTAGATTAATTTTTATTACAGGTAGTTTACGACGGATAATGTTGGATTCGGTAAAAATAAGTGTAAATAGATTTTTAGACAAAAACTAGACTTCCATATTAGGTTGTAATGATGCGATTCTCCCAAATATCAAGTTCTATACGTCAATTCAGTTCATATGCGTTAGCCCTAATTATCGGAGTGACGCTAACCGTCAGCACTTTCCAGGTATTACCCTCTCAAGCAGAACCCGCTCCCTATTCTGAGAATGCTGTCGCCCAACAATCACCAGCAAATGCGGCTATAGGTAGCACTAGCTTTGTCACAGCAGCCGTAAATCGGGTGGGAACAGCAGTAGTCCGGATTGATACTGAACGCACCGTGACTCGTCGTATGGACCCATTTATGGAAGACCCATTCTTTCGGCGATTTTTTGGTGAGGGTTTCCCGCAACAGATGCCTTCTGAACAATTGCGCGGTCTAGGTTCGGGGTTTATTATTGACAAAGGTGGTTTGGTTTTGACCAATGCCCATGTAGTTGATAAAGCTGATAGAGTCACAGTCCGTCTGAAAGATGGTCGCACCTATGAAGGTAAAGTTCAAGGTATTGATGAAGTCACAGATTTAGCAGTGGTGAAGATTAACCCTGATAAAGATTTACCTGTTGCGCCTTTGGGTTCTTCCGATACAGTACAAGTGGGAGACTGGGCGATCGCAGTCGGTAATCCGTTAGGATTTGATAATACTGTGACTTTGGGAATTGTCAGCACCCTGAAACGTTCTAGCGCCCAAGTGGGAATTGCTGATAAACGCTTAGACTTCATTCAAACCGATGCGGCGATTAATCCTGGTAATTCCGGGGGACCGCTCTTAAATGAACGTGGCGAAGTCATTGGGATTAATACGGCGATTCGTCCTGATGCGATGGGTATTGGCTTTGCGATTCCTATTGATAAGGCTAAAGCGATCGCCTTGAAATTGCAACGTGACGGTAAAGTTATTCACCCCTATTTAGGTGTACAGATGATAACTTTAACACCCGAACTAGCAAAACAAAATAATACTGATCCTAACTCTCCGATTCAAATACCAGAAATCAATGGTGTTTTGGTGATGCGAGTTGTACCTAATTCCCCAGCTGCATCTGCTGGTGTGCGCCGTGGTGATGTAATTGTGCAAATTGATCGCGAACCTGTCACCAGTGCCGATAAATTACAGAATCTTGTAGAAAATAGTCGCCTGGGTCAGTTGTTACAAGTGAAAGTCCAACGCGGTAATCAGATACAGCTGCTTTCCATCCGCACGGCTGAGTTAGAAGATCCTGCTTAGGAATGTGAGATTTATTTGGTAAGTAGAGATGCGATTAATCGTATCTCTACAAAATTCACTATATTTATGTGTTTATGCTTTATAGAAGATTTGGCCGCACAGAGTTACAGATTCCTGTTTTTTCTTGTGGCGGTATGAGATACCAATTCAAATGGCAAGATGTTCCTAATTCCGAAATTCCGGCGGATAATCAGGCAAATTTAGAAGCGACTATTCGCCGATCTTTGGAAGTGGGAATTAATCACATTGAAACTGCTCGTGGTTATGGTACATCGGAAATGCAATTGGGGCAAATATTGCCTAAGTTTCCCCGTGAAAAATTAATTGTGCAGACGAAAGTTAACCCGGTTGCAGATGATCAGAAATTTCGCGAAACATTTGAACAATCACTGCAAAATCTCAAGTTAGATTATATTGATTTACTGGGAATACATGGCATCAATAATGCTGAATCTTTTGACAATACTATGCGTACCGGTGGCTGTTTAGAAGTGGCGCAGCAGTTGCAAGCCGAGGGAAAAGTGAGATTTATCGGCTTTTCTACTCACGGTTCTAAAGATGTGATTATAAAGGCAATTAATACTAACCAATTTGATTATGTAAACTTACATTGGTACTATATTAATCAATGGAATTGGGAAGCAATTACAGCAGCTAATAATCATGATATGGGGGTGTTTATTATTAGTCCCTCAGATAAAGGAGGGATGCTATATAAACCACCGCAAAAGTTAGTTAATCTTTGCGATCCCTTGAGTCCGATGGTGTTTAATGATTTGTTTTGTCTCAGTCATCGAAACGTACATACTTTAAGTTTGGGTGCAGCCAGACCGGAAGATTTTGATGAACATCTCAAAACTTTAGAATATTTAGATCGGGCAGATGAAATTTTGCCGCCAATTTTGAGTAAGTTAGAACAAGAAGCGATCGCCACTTTAGGAGAAGATTGGGTAAAAACTTGGGAGACTAATTTACCCACCTGGGAAGAAACACCGGGAGAAGTAAATATTCCTGTAATTTTGTGGTTGTTGAATTTAGCGATCGCCTATGATTTAGTAGACTATGCCAAAAAGCGCTACAACTTATTGGGTAATGGTAGTCACTGGTTCCCCGGTAACAAAGCAGACCAACTAGATGAGCTAGACCTGAGTAAATCTCTGGCGAGTAGTCCCCACGCCGAGAAAATTCCTCAACTGTTAGCAAAAGCCCATCAAATGTTAGCAGGGGAGGAAGTTAAGCGCTTATCGAAGTCTTAGTCATTAGTCATTGGTCATTGGTCATTGGTCATTGGTCATTGGTCATTGGTCATTGGTCATTGGTCATTGGGAAGTTACCGCCTTCTCCCCCCCTGCCTCTTCTCCCCCCCTGCTCCCTGCTCCCTGCCCCCCTGCCTCTTCTCCCCCCCTGCTCCCTGCTCCCTGCCCCCCTGCCTCTTCTCCCCCCCTGCTCCCTGCTCCCTGCCCCCCTGCCTCTTCTCCCCCCCTGCTCCCTGCTCCCTGCCCCCCTGCCTCTTCTCCCCCCCTGCTCCCTGCTCCCTGCCCCCCTGCCTCTTCTCCCCCCCTGCTCCCTGCTCCCTGCCCCCCTGCCTCTTCTCCCCCCCTGCTCCCTGCTCCCTGCCCCCCTGCCTCTTCTCCCCCCCTGCTCCCTGCTCCCTGCCCCCCTGCCTCTTCCCTTGGTATTACTAGCACTTTATCAACGCGGTTCCCGTCCATATCCATGACTTCAATCCGCATCCCACGCCATTGAAAATAGTCGGCTGCTGCTGGGATACGACCAAGATGATTGATCACAAAACCACCTAATGTCTGATAGCTACCTCGTTCACCAATTTCCCACTCTTCTAAATCGAAAAGTTCATAAAACTCATCTATCTGTAACATCCCATCCAATAACCAGGAACCATCCTCTCGTTGTACGGCTTGTGGTTGTTCTTCCCCCGGTTCTTCAGGAACATCACCAACGATTTCGCTCATGATGTCGTTGAGAGTCACCAATCCTTGAATTACACCGTATTCATCCACAATCAAAGCCATGTATGTAATGGTTTGTTTGAAGAATTCTAAAACTTTCAAACCACGAGTGATTTCTGGCACATAGACGGGCTGCCGCAATCCCATTGTTAAGTCCATTGGTTCGTTGCGGAAACATCTAGCTAATAAGTCGGTAACTACAATTATACCGAGTACATTGTCCAGTCCTCCCTGACAAACTGGATACCGGGAATAGGCACTTTCGATGATCTTTTGGCGGTTTTCTGCAAGAGAGTCCTCTAAGTCTAGCCAAACAATATCAGGTCGAGGTGTCATAAAGGAATTGGCAGGGCGATCGCCTAAACGAAATACTCGCTCAACCATAT
The window above is part of the Nodularia spumigena CCY9414 genome. Proteins encoded here:
- a CDS encoding class I SAM-dependent methyltransferase, which codes for MLKEVNTTCYQYFALPNTIDRWDEDTIICQISNPTPAIQANSYYFGHAEWGLNYFQSCHRDDKFIELWQAVIGSWQDKVVVDIGCGPGNVYAALKQFCGEPQLLLGVDVSLGALKMARQLGYTTVLADAQNLPFVSGFADLVMLNASLHHCDDMPKVLQEAAKLVRPGGILITDHDPQKSAYQFKGLGSLLWKIRLPIYKYMKRGGHSTAEEQFWSLGTEVHHKEFDGVTSEMFDEILTPMGFAVKVYPHNHTVGAEALKGNYGRPFWKYRLAQRLSGIDPNSVEAALSLMCVATRLD
- a CDS encoding 2OG-Fe(II) oxygenase, with the translated sequence MLETTSRHYYAEQIVNKLQDCKSALKQEFSRENRINTCYLDDLLNVDDVLKIYQVFPEKENLLQLKDLREYKYVGIQLDKFNPILEEIIYAFQDARVVQLIAEITGLEQLMPDEYLYAGGVSLMEYGCFLNPHLDNSHDKDINNYRVLNLLYYVTPNWQKNYGGNLEIWDQGLKQPCRTIHSKFNRLVIMVTNKSSLHSVSPINHHGRRCCVSNYYFSPKPADKEKYYHVTSFRGRPEQNLRDIILRGDASLRNIVRKIFKNGIKKPHFYRKTNHTDAEDTEK
- the nagZ gene encoding beta-N-acetylhexosaminidase produces the protein MVKSQNLERFGHHLILGISGTSLSDDDKRTLSELKPVGVIFFAKNFRDGTPYEVWLESFKNLNDEIRKYTERDSMFMTLDHEGGRVVRTPLPITRFPYALLCRSQAKQVAEATALELKSLGINVSWSPVTDIFSHPQNPIIGLRAFGRTPETTAEGVLEYYKGLREGGILGCAKHFPGHGDTSKDSHIELPILNLTVEELRMRELIPFKALISEQIPLIMTAHILFPLIDPHFPATLSPAILKKILREELGFEGVVVSDDLDMKAVSDMFTQSGTVAQAFDAGCDLFIVSRNINSLSIERTYQMAEDFADSLSKGSLDESVVTAARDRIEKLLAITPQYMIHALDKNILQQHAELAIACSF
- a CDS encoding metal-sensing transcriptional repressor, which gives rise to MNGSNRLAKKSLPVSPQVEHAHHHDAEDLTNHTHEHGNSAHPHVHSQESIRKIVNRLSRIEGHVRGIKTMVQHDSPCPDVLLQIAAVRGALDKVARIVLDEHLTECIARAAQEGNMEVEIQQLKAALDRFLP
- a CDS encoding HhoA/HhoB/HtrA family serine endopeptidase, whose protein sequence is MRFSQISSSIRQFSSYALALIIGVTLTVSTFQVLPSQAEPAPYSENAVAQQSPANAAIGSTSFVTAAVNRVGTAVVRIDTERTVTRRMDPFMEDPFFRRFFGEGFPQQMPSEQLRGLGSGFIIDKGGLVLTNAHVVDKADRVTVRLKDGRTYEGKVQGIDEVTDLAVVKINPDKDLPVAPLGSSDTVQVGDWAIAVGNPLGFDNTVTLGIVSTLKRSSAQVGIADKRLDFIQTDAAINPGNSGGPLLNERGEVIGINTAIRPDAMGIGFAIPIDKAKAIALKLQRDGKVIHPYLGVQMITLTPELAKQNNTDPNSPIQIPEINGVLVMRVVPNSPAASAGVRRGDVIVQIDREPVTSADKLQNLVENSRLGQLLQVKVQRGNQIQLLSIRTAELEDPA
- a CDS encoding aldo/keto reductase, producing MLYRRFGRTELQIPVFSCGGMRYQFKWQDVPNSEIPADNQANLEATIRRSLEVGINHIETARGYGTSEMQLGQILPKFPREKLIVQTKVNPVADDQKFRETFEQSLQNLKLDYIDLLGIHGINNAESFDNTMRTGGCLEVAQQLQAEGKVRFIGFSTHGSKDVIIKAINTNQFDYVNLHWYYINQWNWEAITAANNHDMGVFIISPSDKGGMLYKPPQKLVNLCDPLSPMVFNDLFCLSHRNVHTLSLGAARPEDFDEHLKTLEYLDRADEILPPILSKLEQEAIATLGEDWVKTWETNLPTWEETPGEVNIPVILWLLNLAIAYDLVDYAKKRYNLLGNGSHWFPGNKADQLDELDLSKSLASSPHAEKIPQLLAKAHQMLAGEEVKRLSKS